A genomic segment from Luteibacter aegosomatis encodes:
- a CDS encoding class I SAM-dependent methyltransferase: MPCWPTPSQAEIDAMSLQETKDHDSQSVYSPATLAIYDTLVLRISNPAIWRCPTPRILALYDRHVSDHHLDVGVGTGWYLDRCRFPAGVRLGLMDLNRNALRSAAKRVERYSPVSHVADVLQPIRGVDRTYASISLVYLLHCLPGDIAEKAIVFDHLVSLLAPGGTMFGATILAEGVVRSGMATKLMAFYNRKGIFGNAGDRLDDLRRELDVRFGKVTIEVVGCVALFSVSEPKRLPVV, from the coding sequence ATGCCATGCTGGCCGACCCCGTCCCAGGCCGAGATCGATGCCATGAGTTTGCAGGAGACCAAGGACCATGACAGCCAGTCGGTGTATTCGCCGGCGACGCTGGCCATCTACGACACCCTCGTGCTGCGGATTTCCAATCCGGCGATATGGCGTTGTCCCACGCCGCGAATCCTGGCCCTGTACGACCGTCACGTCAGCGACCATCACCTCGACGTGGGCGTGGGTACGGGTTGGTATCTGGATCGGTGCCGGTTCCCGGCCGGCGTACGCCTGGGCCTGATGGACCTGAACCGCAACGCGTTGCGGAGCGCGGCGAAGCGCGTGGAACGTTACTCCCCCGTTAGCCACGTGGCCGACGTGCTCCAGCCTATCCGGGGCGTCGATCGCACGTACGCGTCCATCAGCCTGGTCTACTTGCTCCATTGCCTGCCCGGCGACATCGCGGAGAAGGCCATCGTGTTCGATCACCTGGTATCGCTGTTGGCGCCGGGCGGCACGATGTTCGGCGCGACGATCCTGGCCGAGGGCGTGGTCCGTTCGGGCATGGCGACGAAGCTGATGGCGTTCTACAACCGGAAGGGGATCTTCGGTAATGCCGGAGACCGCCTGGACGACCTGCGTCGTGAACTCGACGTACGCTTCGGAAAGGTGACCATCGAGGTAGTGGGTTGCGTGGCGTTGTTTTCGGTATCGGAACCCAAGCGCCTGCCGGTGGTTTGA
- a CDS encoding GTP-binding protein, whose product MRTLPARRRPLPVTVLSGFLGAGKTTLLNHVLRNRQGLRVAVIVNDMSEINIDAALVRDGGAALSRTDEKLVEFSNGCICCTLRDDLMQEVTRLAAEERFDYLLIESTGISEPMPVAATFHVRDEAGFSLSDVARLDTMVTVVDGVGFLADYCSADSLAARGESNGDGDGRSLVNLLTEQVEFADVIVVNKCDRLDEGRRHELHRVLRALNRDARLVDATFGDVDLSAVLDTGLFDYERAQTAPGWVKELMGQHTPETEEYGITSFVYRSGRPLHPVRFHSLLARGIPGVLRAKGYFWLASRMDWVGSLAVAGGATETAAAGHWWASRKRVRKGLGRPFANGDLHVRPPTAVELPSIEQRRALAEVWHPRYGDRRQELVMIGVDLPEAQVRRALDACLLTEAEMAQGPVAWQRLPDTFPGWSSAA is encoded by the coding sequence ATGCGAACCCTTCCTGCTCGTCGGCGTCCGTTGCCCGTCACCGTCCTTTCCGGATTCCTCGGCGCGGGCAAGACCACCTTGCTCAACCACGTGCTGCGTAATCGGCAGGGGCTGCGCGTGGCGGTCATCGTCAACGACATGAGCGAAATCAATATCGACGCCGCACTCGTTCGCGACGGCGGCGCGGCCTTGAGCCGAACCGACGAGAAGCTCGTCGAGTTCTCCAACGGCTGCATCTGCTGCACGCTTCGCGACGATCTCATGCAGGAAGTCACGCGGCTGGCCGCCGAAGAACGCTTCGATTACCTCCTCATCGAATCGACGGGCATTTCCGAGCCCATGCCGGTTGCCGCGACGTTCCACGTGCGCGACGAGGCCGGTTTCTCGCTATCCGACGTGGCCCGCCTGGACACCATGGTGACCGTGGTCGACGGCGTCGGCTTCCTCGCCGACTACTGTTCGGCCGATTCGCTGGCGGCACGCGGCGAAAGCAACGGTGACGGCGACGGCCGGTCGCTGGTGAACCTGTTGACCGAACAGGTCGAGTTCGCCGACGTCATCGTCGTCAACAAGTGCGACCGGCTGGATGAAGGCCGGCGCCACGAGCTGCATCGGGTGCTGCGCGCCCTCAACCGGGACGCGCGCCTGGTCGATGCGACCTTCGGCGATGTCGATCTTTCCGCGGTGCTCGACACCGGCCTGTTCGACTACGAGAGGGCGCAGACCGCTCCGGGTTGGGTCAAGGAGTTGATGGGCCAGCACACGCCGGAAACCGAGGAATACGGCATTACGAGTTTCGTCTATCGCAGCGGCAGGCCGCTCCATCCCGTTCGGTTCCATTCGCTGTTGGCGCGTGGCATCCCGGGTGTGCTGCGCGCCAAAGGCTACTTCTGGCTCGCCAGCCGGATGGATTGGGTAGGCAGCCTCGCCGTCGCGGGCGGTGCGACGGAAACAGCCGCGGCGGGACATTGGTGGGCCAGTCGCAAACGTGTGCGTAAAGGCCTCGGCCGGCCCTTCGCGAACGGCGATCTCCATGTCCGGCCTCCCACGGCGGTAGAGCTGCCGAGCATCGAGCAACGGCGGGCTCTGGCCGAGGTATGGCATCCACGCTATGGCGACCGCCGCCAGGAATTGGTGATGATCGGCGTCGACCTGCCGGAGGCGCAGGTGCGCCGCGCGCTGGACGCGTGCCTCCTCACCGAGGCCGAGATGGCGCAAGGTCCCGTTGCCTGGCAGCGGTTGCCCGATACGTTTCCCGGGTGGTCTTCCGCGGCGTGA
- a CDS encoding DUF3299 domain-containing protein: MIRALPLLLACAVLAGCQGGDGEPRSAPASALARAQAEADAGRAALAKARAEGIAAARAYAAAHGVAKAAVPPGVSLLGEPDEEGFADLDWSRMVPPEDIALLRDAPPVLHVGNRRTKQIGTLHTVAALDGRKVKLSGYVVPLESDDDGKTVEFFFVPFYGACIHVPPPPPNMLVHVRLAHGVDTPSLYDPLTLKGVLHTEVTRNAMASSAYAMSDAVIEPYHDDDAKRLREAFE; this comes from the coding sequence GTGATACGCGCACTCCCGCTCCTGCTGGCATGTGCCGTTCTCGCCGGATGCCAGGGCGGCGATGGCGAACCGCGATCCGCTCCGGCGTCGGCATTGGCCCGTGCGCAGGCCGAAGCGGATGCGGGACGTGCGGCGCTGGCGAAGGCACGGGCCGAAGGCATCGCGGCCGCGCGTGCCTATGCGGCGGCGCATGGCGTCGCGAAAGCGGCCGTGCCGCCCGGCGTGTCGCTACTGGGTGAGCCCGATGAGGAAGGTTTCGCCGATCTCGACTGGAGCCGCATGGTGCCACCCGAGGATATCGCGCTGCTCCGGGACGCGCCGCCGGTGCTGCACGTGGGCAACCGGCGGACGAAGCAGATCGGCACCCTGCATACGGTGGCGGCGTTGGACGGCAGGAAAGTGAAGCTGTCGGGCTACGTCGTGCCACTGGAGTCCGACGACGACGGGAAGACGGTCGAATTCTTCTTCGTGCCGTTCTACGGCGCATGCATCCATGTGCCGCCGCCACCGCCCAACATGCTCGTTCACGTGCGCCTGGCGCACGGCGTCGATACCCCGAGCCTTTACGACCCCTTGACCCTCAAGGGCGTGTTGCACACGGAGGTGACCCGAAACGCGATGGCCTCGTCCGCCTACGCCATGAGCGACGCGGTCATCGAGCCCTACCACGACGACGATGCGAAACGCCTCCGCGAGGCGTTCGAATGA
- a CDS encoding ABC transporter permease, with protein sequence MSLLYVTLRSLSQRKAGVALSLLTIALSVFLLLGVERVRADARQGFAGSVSGVDLLVGARTGPVSLLLYAVFHVGEATNNITWKSYKDIAAMPEVAWTVPLSLGDSHRGFRVTGTTADFFRHYRYGRANRLSFADGKPFDDLYDAVIGSQVARRLHYEVGDTIVLSHGLGGALLAQHADKPFRIGGVLAPTGTPVDASILVSLPAIEAIHLDWRSGVPLPGTATTAEQARHADLEPKAITAALVGLRSRLSAFAVQRAIDEYPEEPLLAVLPGVALGELWHLVGAAENALRVVSAMVLLAGMSGMLATLVGMLNERRREMAVLRSVGASARAIFALLVIESTVLTLAGMIAGWLLLALVTAAAHDYLLVNAGLVVDQAPAPGEWPLLGAVFAVGVLAGCIPGWMAYRRSLADGLQVRL encoded by the coding sequence ATGAGCCTGCTCTATGTGACGCTCAGGAGCCTGAGCCAACGCAAGGCGGGCGTCGCGCTGAGCCTGCTGACCATCGCCCTGAGCGTTTTCCTGCTGCTCGGCGTCGAGCGCGTGCGCGCCGATGCGCGGCAGGGCTTCGCCGGCAGCGTATCCGGCGTGGACCTGCTGGTGGGTGCGAGGACCGGACCGGTAAGCCTGCTTCTCTACGCGGTGTTCCATGTGGGCGAGGCCACCAACAACATCACGTGGAAGAGCTACAAGGACATCGCCGCCATGCCGGAGGTGGCATGGACGGTGCCGTTGTCGCTGGGCGACTCGCACCGCGGCTTCCGCGTGACCGGCACCACCGCCGACTTCTTCCGGCATTACCGTTACGGCCGGGCGAACCGGCTGAGCTTCGCCGACGGAAAACCGTTCGACGATCTCTACGACGCCGTCATCGGTTCGCAGGTCGCGAGACGGCTTCACTACGAGGTGGGCGATACCATCGTGCTCTCGCATGGCCTGGGCGGTGCCTTGCTGGCGCAGCACGCCGACAAGCCGTTCCGGATCGGCGGCGTGCTGGCGCCCACGGGTACGCCGGTCGATGCCTCGATCCTAGTGAGCCTGCCGGCGATCGAAGCCATCCATCTCGACTGGCGCTCCGGCGTGCCTTTGCCGGGTACCGCCACCACGGCGGAGCAGGCCAGGCATGCGGATCTCGAGCCCAAGGCGATCACCGCGGCGCTCGTGGGCTTGCGCTCGCGCTTGTCCGCCTTCGCGGTGCAGCGGGCTATCGACGAATACCCGGAAGAACCGTTGCTCGCCGTGCTGCCTGGCGTGGCGTTGGGCGAACTCTGGCACCTGGTCGGTGCCGCCGAAAACGCGTTGCGCGTCGTCAGCGCGATGGTGCTTCTCGCCGGCATGTCGGGAATGCTCGCCACGTTGGTCGGCATGCTCAACGAGCGGCGCCGCGAGATGGCGGTGTTGCGCTCGGTGGGAGCGTCCGCTCGCGCGATCTTCGCGCTGCTGGTCATCGAAAGCACGGTACTCACGTTGGCGGGCATGATCGCGGGATGGCTGCTGCTGGCGCTGGTGACGGCGGCCGCACACGATTACCTCCTCGTGAACGCGGGCCTCGTCGTCGACCAGGCCCCCGCGCCGGGCGAATGGCCGCTGCTGGGAGCGGTCTTCGCCGTCGGCGTGCTGGCGGGGTGCATACCCGGATGGATGGCGTATCGGCGCTCGCTCGCGGACGGCTTGCAGGTGCGCCTGTGA
- a CDS encoding ABC transporter ATP-binding protein has product MIPYGEDAPLLRTRGLRYAWRGSENALAFDDLVVGRGDRLFLCGPSGSGKSTLLGLLAGVLSPTEGDVSVLGTSFAASTPAARDGFRANHLGYVFQQFNLLPFLDPMQNVLLGCAWSRERAARAGSTRASVRSEAKRLLLALGLDARTILHAHTGELSVGQQQRVAAARAMIGGPALLLADEPTSALDSTSRNAFLRLLLEECRRHGTGVVFVSHDLSLARHFDRSVSLWPFAAHVRAGAAS; this is encoded by the coding sequence ATGATTCCCTACGGCGAAGACGCGCCGCTGCTGCGTACGCGTGGCCTGCGCTATGCATGGCGGGGTAGCGAAAATGCGCTCGCCTTCGACGACCTCGTCGTGGGGCGGGGGGATCGACTGTTCCTGTGCGGCCCCAGCGGCAGCGGAAAGAGCACCTTGCTGGGATTGCTCGCGGGCGTACTCTCGCCGACCGAAGGCGACGTGTCCGTGCTGGGCACGTCGTTTGCGGCATCGACACCGGCCGCGCGCGACGGCTTTCGCGCGAACCACCTCGGCTACGTGTTCCAGCAGTTCAATCTCCTGCCGTTTCTCGACCCGATGCAGAACGTCCTGCTCGGCTGCGCGTGGTCTCGGGAGAGGGCGGCACGGGCCGGGTCGACCCGTGCCTCGGTGCGTAGCGAGGCGAAACGCCTGCTCCTTGCGCTGGGCCTGGATGCACGGACGATCTTGCATGCGCATACCGGGGAGCTGAGCGTGGGTCAGCAACAGCGCGTCGCCGCGGCTCGCGCGATGATCGGCGGTCCGGCGCTGCTGCTGGCCGACGAGCCGACCTCGGCGCTGGATTCGACCAGTCGCAATGCCTTTCTGCGCCTGTTGCTCGAGGAATGCCGTCGCCACGGCACGGGCGTGGTCTTCGTGAGCCACGACCTGTCGCTGGCGCGCCACTTCGACCGTTCCGTATCCCTGTGGCCTTTTGCGGCGCACGTGCGGGCGGGCGCGGCATCATGA
- a CDS encoding ZrgA family zinc uptake protein, with protein sequence MGPHVHGQATVNVSVEGVQVEVEAILPGHDVVGFERAPATMAENKAVAAAIGVLRSGSWLIPAKAAGCRVNRVTVEAPDPEVRALDGHADYVARGWLTCHDMGQLDGIDIGLPKAFPSVHEMVVDVITASGSTRQTLDAPAVHVDLSP encoded by the coding sequence GTGGGGCCCCACGTGCACGGGCAGGCCACCGTGAACGTTTCGGTGGAAGGCGTCCAGGTCGAGGTGGAGGCGATTCTTCCCGGCCACGATGTCGTGGGTTTCGAGCGGGCTCCCGCAACGATGGCGGAGAACAAGGCCGTCGCCGCGGCGATCGGCGTGCTCAGGAGCGGCTCGTGGTTGATTCCGGCGAAAGCGGCCGGTTGCCGCGTGAACCGGGTAACGGTGGAGGCGCCCGATCCGGAGGTTCGCGCGTTGGACGGTCACGCCGATTACGTGGCGCGGGGCTGGCTCACATGCCATGACATGGGCCAACTCGACGGTATCGACATCGGATTGCCGAAAGCCTTTCCCTCGGTGCACGAGATGGTGGTCGACGTCATCACCGCGTCGGGTAGCACGCGGCAGACGCTCGACGCCCCGGCCGTCCATGTCGATCTCTCGCCATGA
- a CDS encoding tryptorubin family RiPP precursor — MKMLFSLKNKLSPKKSLKAYAWYLWY; from the coding sequence ATGAAGATGCTTTTTTCCCTGAAGAACAAGCTGTCCCCGAAGAAGAGCCTCAAGGCGTACGCGTGGTACCTCTGGTACTGA
- a CDS encoding cytochrome P450 yields MISTGGQARQTVFAPRLQALLDEHRGKDLFRLDDDTVGVAGPELMHRILSARYATETERPTFKPLHGRSIQRADAIQWMQAIGRDVRTALKKPIPEDTDLSGEWPQTGHNYLRDLLLRNDPQRLRMLMSRVLELTPKLTWAVIAVGALRPFRLGEDASVVAGMPANTRGYHDRRYAMGLYRRTVAPVCFTISTLVANALWLGSPFDEGMPNSHILYEAMRLLPPSWNILRNASPEYPAIDSRIGPKDDILILPLLSQRDPAIWDAPDAFRPERWNDIDPDDHPAYLPFGHRSERCWGRHMVMPLADMLLDVLRKEGMAVSPYQTAVDVPLAGLLGVSQIQVSTRRAH; encoded by the coding sequence ATGATCTCCACCGGCGGACAAGCCCGACAGACGGTATTCGCCCCCCGGCTCCAGGCGCTGCTGGATGAACATCGCGGCAAGGATCTTTTCCGGCTCGATGACGATACCGTGGGCGTCGCCGGCCCCGAGTTGATGCACCGCATCCTGTCCGCGCGCTACGCCACCGAAACCGAACGCCCTACCTTTAAGCCGCTGCACGGCCGGTCCATCCAGCGCGCCGACGCGATCCAATGGATGCAGGCCATCGGTCGCGACGTGCGCACGGCGCTGAAGAAGCCGATACCCGAAGATACCGATCTGTCCGGTGAATGGCCCCAGACGGGCCACAACTACCTGCGCGACCTGCTCCTGCGCAACGATCCCCAACGCCTGCGCATGCTGATGAGCCGCGTGCTCGAACTGACGCCCAAGCTGACGTGGGCCGTTATCGCCGTGGGCGCGTTGCGTCCGTTCCGCCTTGGGGAAGATGCCTCGGTGGTCGCCGGGATGCCCGCGAATACCCGTGGCTATCATGACCGACGCTATGCCATGGGCCTGTACCGTCGAACGGTGGCGCCGGTGTGCTTCACCATCTCCACGCTCGTCGCCAACGCGCTGTGGCTCGGCTCACCCTTCGACGAGGGCATGCCGAACAGCCATATCCTTTACGAGGCGATGCGCCTGTTGCCGCCGTCCTGGAACATCCTGCGCAACGCATCGCCCGAATACCCCGCCATCGATTCCCGCATCGGGCCCAAGGACGACATCCTGATCCTGCCGCTGCTCAGCCAGCGTGACCCGGCGATCTGGGACGCGCCCGACGCGTTCCGGCCGGAGCGATGGAACGACATCGATCCCGACGATCATCCGGCGTACCTGCCCTTCGGCCATCGCTCCGAACGTTGCTGGGGACGGCACATGGTGATGCCGCTGGCGGACATGCTCCTCGACGTCCTGCGCAAGGAAGGGATGGCGGTCAGCCCGTACCAGACGGCCGTCGACGTGCCGCTGGCCGGGCTGCTGGGCGTTTCGCAGATTCAGGTGTCCACGCGTCGCGCCCACTGA
- a CDS encoding hemerythrin domain-containing protein, which produces MDAIALLKEDHKLVKNLLGELAESTTRAVKKRTELLQQIHMNLKAHTTIEEEIFYPAFKSAGKKEEEKMYFEALEEHRAAEDLVLPDLMKTDPATEQFSGRAKVLKELIEHHIEEEEGEMFKDARKLLDKAQLEELGARMEARKKELLQQLKAAA; this is translated from the coding sequence ATGGATGCCATCGCACTGCTTAAAGAAGACCACAAGCTCGTCAAGAACCTCCTCGGGGAACTGGCGGAGTCGACCACGCGCGCGGTGAAGAAGCGCACCGAACTCCTGCAGCAGATCCACATGAACCTCAAGGCGCATACGACCATCGAGGAAGAGATCTTCTATCCGGCATTCAAATCCGCCGGGAAGAAGGAAGAAGAGAAGATGTACTTCGAGGCGCTGGAAGAGCACCGCGCCGCCGAGGACCTCGTGCTGCCCGACCTGATGAAGACCGATCCCGCCACCGAGCAGTTCTCCGGACGGGCCAAGGTGCTCAAGGAACTGATCGAGCATCACATCGAGGAAGAAGAAGGCGAGATGTTCAAGGACGCGAGGAAGCTGCTCGACAAGGCGCAGCTCGAGGAGCTCGGCGCGCGTATGGAAGCGCGGAAAAAGGAACTCCTGCAGCAGCTGAAGGCCGCTGCTTGA
- a CDS encoding zinc-dependent alcohol dehydrogenase, whose product MKALTYHGSKDVRVETMPDPTLLSGDDVILRVTATAICGSDLHLYHGKIPETKHGDIFGHEFMGVVEEAGPDVTNVAVGDRVVIPFVIACGKCFFCENDLFAACETTNPDQGASLRKRNGMTPPAALFGYSHLYGGVPGGQAEFVRVPKANVGPFRIPGSLDDERVLFLSDILPTGYQAVLNAKVRQGSSVAIFGAGPVGLMAAACCRMLGAERIFMVDSERYRLDFAVSAFDVVPVDFSEVDSSEFILERTGGRGVDASIDAVGFEAKGSTTETVLSTLKLETSSGEVLRQCITATRRGGVVSIPGVYAGFIHAFLIGDAFDKGLTLAMGQTHVQKFLPELLEFIEDGKLQPDIIISHRMKLADAAKGYEIFDKKEDNCRKVVLTP is encoded by the coding sequence ATGAAGGCACTGACCTATCACGGCTCGAAAGACGTGCGCGTCGAAACGATGCCGGACCCGACTCTCCTATCGGGCGACGACGTGATCTTGCGCGTTACCGCGACGGCGATCTGCGGGTCCGATCTTCACCTCTATCACGGCAAGATTCCCGAAACCAAACACGGCGATATCTTCGGACACGAGTTCATGGGCGTCGTCGAAGAAGCAGGCCCCGACGTGACGAACGTCGCGGTCGGCGACCGGGTGGTGATTCCCTTCGTGATCGCCTGCGGAAAGTGTTTCTTCTGTGAAAACGACCTGTTCGCCGCCTGCGAAACCACCAATCCGGACCAAGGTGCCAGCCTGCGGAAACGGAACGGCATGACGCCTCCCGCTGCCTTGTTCGGCTACTCGCACCTCTACGGCGGCGTACCCGGCGGACAGGCCGAATTCGTACGCGTGCCGAAAGCCAACGTCGGACCCTTCCGGATACCGGGAAGTCTGGACGACGAACGCGTCCTGTTTCTTTCGGACATCCTGCCCACCGGCTACCAGGCGGTGCTCAATGCCAAGGTCAGGCAAGGCTCCAGCGTTGCCATCTTCGGTGCCGGCCCGGTCGGCCTGATGGCGGCCGCGTGTTGCCGCATGCTCGGCGCCGAACGTATTTTCATGGTCGATTCGGAACGCTACCGACTGGATTTCGCCGTTTCCGCGTTCGATGTCGTACCCGTGGATTTCAGCGAGGTCGACTCGTCCGAGTTCATCCTGGAACGGACCGGCGGACGCGGTGTCGACGCGTCGATCGATGCCGTCGGCTTCGAGGCGAAAGGCAGCACCACGGAAACCGTGCTCAGCACGCTGAAGCTGGAGACCAGCTCGGGAGAAGTGCTTCGCCAATGCATCACGGCGACCCGGCGCGGCGGCGTGGTGAGCATCCCCGGCGTGTACGCTGGCTTCATCCACGCGTTCCTGATCGGCGATGCCTTCGACAAGGGCCTCACCCTCGCCATGGGCCAGACCCACGTTCAGAAATTCCTTCCGGAGCTGCTCGAATTCATCGAAGACGGCAAGCTGCAGCCGGATATCATCATTTCCCATCGCATGAAACTCGCCGACGCGGCCAAGGGCTACGAGATCTTCGACAAGAAGGAGGACAACTGCCGCAAGGTCGTCCTCACGCCATGA
- a CDS encoding cation:proton antiporter: MPSMGILGWIVFISVLLAVTSTAAGWIRRGPITSFAIYLVMGVVVGPAVLDLVRLDIGDNASWLRGMTEAGLVVSLFITGLKLRLPLRHRAWLTSLRLAVPGMLLTIAGVTWLVHAFVGWPWPIALAIAAMLSPTDPVLSSLVSVDDARDDDAMRVALSGEAGLNDGTALPFLLLALMLLATPHMEPGAWLHWFTRDLVWEWVAGLGFGLAVGWLVGYGGTHLRHATQDVAPSDFLALGIMGLAYGGAELLHASGFLAAFAAGVGLRRVELTVTEQHTGSEKDGMADDSPAELLVRPNERSTADAKHPAHTVGWVVSDALSFGDTTERLIGGALVFVAGIAAWPSFSAAGVAVALALLFVIRPAAVWISTMGERLPWQRRLLLGWFGIRGLGSINYLAFALTHGLSGSAGKAVTHAVLTVVALSILVHGVTATPLMNWRGRALENHRKRPPPTRVH, from the coding sequence ATGCCGTCCATGGGAATACTCGGCTGGATCGTTTTCATCAGCGTCCTGCTGGCGGTCACCTCGACGGCCGCCGGATGGATTCGCCGTGGCCCGATCACCTCGTTCGCCATCTATCTGGTCATGGGTGTGGTCGTCGGCCCTGCGGTGCTCGACCTGGTACGGCTCGATATCGGGGATAACGCGTCCTGGTTGCGTGGGATGACCGAAGCCGGTCTGGTGGTATCCCTCTTCATCACCGGGCTGAAACTACGCCTTCCCCTTCGGCACCGCGCATGGCTCACGTCGCTTCGGCTCGCCGTCCCAGGCATGCTCTTGACCATCGCCGGCGTGACCTGGCTGGTTCATGCGTTCGTGGGATGGCCGTGGCCGATCGCGTTGGCGATCGCCGCCATGCTGTCGCCGACCGATCCGGTCCTGTCCAGCCTGGTCTCCGTGGACGACGCCCGTGACGACGACGCCATGCGAGTGGCGCTGTCGGGGGAGGCCGGCCTCAACGACGGAACGGCGCTTCCGTTTCTCTTGCTCGCGTTGATGCTTCTCGCCACGCCACACATGGAGCCTGGCGCATGGCTTCACTGGTTCACGCGGGATCTCGTCTGGGAGTGGGTGGCCGGACTCGGTTTCGGTCTCGCCGTGGGTTGGCTCGTCGGGTATGGGGGAACCCATCTTCGTCATGCGACGCAGGACGTGGCACCCAGCGACTTCCTCGCACTGGGCATCATGGGCCTGGCTTATGGCGGTGCCGAACTCCTGCACGCCTCCGGGTTCCTTGCCGCATTCGCCGCGGGCGTCGGCTTGCGCCGCGTCGAACTCACCGTGACGGAGCAGCATACCGGCAGCGAGAAGGACGGCATGGCCGACGACTCGCCCGCGGAACTTCTCGTGCGACCGAACGAACGCAGCACCGCCGACGCCAAGCATCCTGCCCACACCGTGGGCTGGGTCGTCTCGGACGCGCTTTCCTTCGGCGATACCACGGAGCGCCTGATCGGTGGGGCGCTCGTCTTCGTCGCGGGCATCGCGGCCTGGCCGTCGTTCAGCGCCGCCGGTGTCGCGGTGGCCCTTGCCCTGCTCTTCGTCATTCGTCCTGCTGCCGTATGGATATCCACCATGGGCGAGCGCCTGCCATGGCAACGTCGCCTGCTTCTGGGGTGGTTCGGCATCCGCGGGCTGGGCAGCATCAACTATCTCGCGTTCGCGCTTACGCATGGCCTATCGGGAAGCGCAGGCAAAGCGGTGACCCATGCCGTACTTACCGTGGTTGCCCTCAGCATACTGGTCCACGGCGTGACCGCCACGCCACTCATGAACTGGCGTGGCCGTGCGCTGGAAAATCATCGCAAGCGGCCGCCGCCGACAAGGGTGCATTAG
- the arsH gene encoding arsenical resistance protein ArsH, whose translation MSDLPNLRHDYLPPTATDLLRAASDAGHPPRVLLLYGSLRPQSFSRKLALEAECILRHLGAETRVFDPHELPIFDSVDKSHPEVQRLREWSLWSEAQVWVSPERHGTMTAVFKNQIDWLPLEEGSVRPTQGRTLAVMQVCGGSQSFNVVNALRVLGRWMRMVTIPNQSSVAKAWQEFEANGRMKPGPFYDRVVDVMEELMKFTHLVRGRADYLVDRYSERVGAAEAEALARAASAVE comes from the coding sequence ATGAGCGATCTTCCGAATCTTCGACACGACTACCTGCCTCCGACGGCGACGGATCTCCTTCGCGCCGCGTCCGATGCGGGCCATCCCCCGCGCGTCCTTCTGCTCTACGGGTCGCTCAGACCGCAGTCGTTCAGCCGCAAGCTCGCCCTGGAAGCCGAGTGCATCCTTCGTCACCTCGGTGCGGAGACCCGGGTTTTCGATCCGCACGAACTCCCCATCTTCGACTCGGTCGACAAGAGCCATCCGGAAGTGCAGCGGCTGCGCGAATGGTCGCTGTGGTCGGAAGCGCAGGTGTGGGTAAGTCCCGAACGCCACGGAACGATGACGGCGGTGTTCAAGAACCAGATCGACTGGCTGCCTCTGGAAGAGGGCAGCGTGCGTCCCACGCAGGGCCGTACCCTGGCCGTGATGCAGGTCTGCGGCGGCTCGCAATCGTTCAACGTGGTGAATGCGTTGCGCGTGCTGGGCCGGTGGATGCGCATGGTCACGATTCCCAACCAGTCGTCGGTGGCCAAGGCATGGCAGGAGTTCGAAGCGAACGGGCGCATGAAACCAGGACCTTTCTACGACCGGGTGGTCGACGTCATGGAGGAACTGATGAAGTTCACCCATCTCGTGCGTGGGCGGGCCGACTATCTGGTCGATCGGTATTCCGAACGGGTAGGGGCCGCCGAGGCCGAGGCGTTGGCGCGAGCGGCGTCGGCGGTGGAATGA
- a CDS encoding ArsR/SmtB family transcription factor yields MEMNTAIAALTALGHATRLSVFRELVKAGPAGRMAGDLGAAIGGIPGATLSFHLKELVHAGLIRGEQRGRFVCYQADFAAMNGLIGYLTENCCADSSLDGCGVNDCRS; encoded by the coding sequence ATGGAAATGAATACCGCAATCGCCGCGCTGACCGCCCTCGGCCATGCGACTCGCCTGTCCGTGTTCCGGGAGCTGGTCAAGGCCGGGCCGGCCGGGCGCATGGCCGGCGACCTGGGCGCTGCCATAGGCGGGATTCCCGGAGCCACCCTATCCTTTCATCTGAAGGAACTGGTCCACGCGGGCCTCATCCGAGGCGAGCAGCGAGGACGCTTCGTTTGCTATCAGGCCGATTTCGCCGCGATGAACGGGCTCATCGGCTACCTCACCGAAAACTGCTGCGCCGACAGCTCGCTGGACGGCTGCGGCGTGAATGACTGCCGCTCCTGA